The window TTATCATCACCAACGCAAAAGTTTGGACCGTAGATAAGCAGCATCCCACAGCCGAGGCGGTTGCCGTTGTCGCCGACCGCATCGTCGCCGTGGGCAGCAACGCGGAAATTGACCGATGGCGCGGTCCGCAGACAAAAATTCTGGACGCCGCCGGCAAACTTCTGCTCCCTGGATTTAATGACGCCCACGTACATTTTGTGGATGGCGGCGCCCAGCTTGACCAGGTGCAGTTGAGCGACGCCACTTCTGAACAGGAGTTTGTGAACCGCATTGCGGCTCAGGTGAAGAAGACGGGGAAGGACGAGTGGATATTAGGCGGTGATTGGGACGAAACCCGGTGGAGCCCGGCTGAGCTTCCCACCCACAGTTCCATTGATTCCGTCAGTCCTGATACGCCGGTTTTCATCAACCGTCATGACGGACACATGGCGCTGGCCAATTCATTGGCGATGAAATTAGCTGGCGTTACTGCTAAAACTCCAGATATTCCCGGCGGCGTCATCGTGCGCGATGCCGATGGCAATCCCACCGGAATCTTCAAAGACGCCGCCATGCAGTACATCCGCAAAGCCATTCCTGCCATGACGCGTGAGCAGCGTCTGCGCGCGATCAAGCGCGCCATGGACTACGCCGCCTCGGTTGGAGTTACCAGCGTGCAGCACATGAACCCTCCCTACGAGGACGTGGCCGCCTACTCCGAATTGGCCGAGCGCGGCGAGTTGACCACCCGCATCTATGCAGCGCCCATGGAAACCGGCTGGGAAGACTTTGCCAAGATCGGTCTCCGCCACGCCTGGGGTTCAAGTTATCTCAGGCTGGGCGCGATCAAGGGATATGCCGACGGCTCCCTCGGCTCCAGGACCGCATATATGTTTGAGGGCTTTACCAACGATCCTAAGAACCATGGAATCCTCTCCGGCGAAATGCACCCTGTGGAAGCGATGCGTGACCGGCTGACCAAAGCCGATGCTGCCGGGCTGCAGATTTGTACGCATGCTATTGGCGACCAGGCGATCTCCATCGTGCTCGATATGTATGACCACATCACAAAAACCAACGGCGAACGTGACCGCCGCTTGCGCGTTGAACATGCGCAACACATGGCCGCAAAAGATTTTGACCGCTTTGCGAAACTGAAAGTCATAGCTTCTGTGCAACCCTACCAGGCAATTGATGATGGCCGCTGGGCTGAGCCGTTCCTGGGCCACGACCGCGCCAGCCGTACTTATGCTTTTCGCACCTTTCTCGATCATGGTGTGCGCCTCGCCTTCGGAACAGATTGGGACGTAGTGCCGCTTGATCCAATTCTTACGGTCTACGCCGCCGTGACTCGGTCGACGCTCGATGGCAAGCATCCCGATGGATGGTTCCCCGAGCAGAAGCTGACTGTTGCTGAAGCCGTGGATGCCTACACCATGGGCTCAGCATACGCAGAATTTCAGGAAAAAGAAAAAGGATCAATCACACCCGGCAAACTCGCCGACATGGTGATTTTGAGTGATGACATTTTCAAGATTCGCCCAGAGCTGATCCGCAACGTGAAGGTGGAAACCACAATCGTCGGCGGAAAAGTTATCTACGGCGGCCCACCCGCACAGTAAACGACTAGAACTGGGTCGGCAAACGAACTCTTCCTCCCCCTTAGTGATAAATCCCCGGCGCCTCGTGTCCGAGTTTCTGTACATACTCGACATACGACCCCGGATACACCTGGGGATCGCGGTCCGTGCCGCTCTCACCTCCCAGCTCCAGGACGCGTGAGCCCAGACCTCGCAGAAACATGCGGTCGTGGGAGACGAAGATCATGGTGCCTTCAAAGTCTTTGAGTGCTTCGACGAGCATCTCCTTGGTGGCCAGGTCGAGGTGGTTGGTGGGCTCATCGAGCACAAGAAAGTTTGGCGGGTTGTAAAGCATGCGGGCTATGGCGAGCCGCGATCTTTCGCCGCCCGAGAGCGCCCGGATTTTCTTCTCCACATCGTCTCCCGAAAACTGGAACGCTCCGGCGAGCGTGCGTAGCGAGCCCAGGCTGTCTTGGGGAAAATCTCTCTGCAGTTGTTCGATGATGGTCAGGTCGGGATCGAGCACGTCGAGCGATTGCTGCGCAAAATATCCCATGTTGAGGCTGGCCCCCAGCCTGACGCTCCCGGCATCCGGCGTAGTCGCGCCGGCAATCATCTTGAGCAGGGTAGTCTTGCCCGCGCCGTTTCTGCCCATCACCGCCCAACGTTCTCCGCGGCGGATAATGAGATTAAAGCCCTCGTAGATCACGCGCTCGCCGTAGCGCTTGTGCAGGTTCTCGATAATCGCCACCTGCTCGCCCGAGCGCGGCGGAATACGAAACTCGAACTTCACCACCTGCCGTTTCTTCGGCAGCTCGATCTTCTCGATCTTATCCAGCGCCTTGATGCGGCTCTGCACCTGGGCTGCTTTGGCCGCGTGGGTCCGGAAGCGGTCAATAAATCGCTGCTCTTTGGCCAGCATGGATTGTTGCCGCGCGAACGCCGCCTGCTGGTTGGTCTCGCGGATGGCGCGCTCGCGCTCGTAAAAGTCGTAATTACCGGAGTAGACGATGATCTCACCCGAATCTATCTCGGCAATCTTGGAGACCAGACGGTTCATGAACTCGCGGTCGTGCGAGGTCATGAGCAGTGCGCCCGGGAATGACTTGAGAAACTGCTCCAGCCAGATGATGGACTCGATATCCAGGTGGTTGGTGGGTTCATCCATCAGCAGCACATCGGGCCGTCCGAGCAATACGCGCGCCAGCGCAACGCGCATCTTCCAACCGCCGGAGAGTGCGCCCACATCGCCGTCAATCTGGTCATCCTTGAAGCCCAGGCCATGCAGCACCTCGCGGGCTTGCGCCTCGAGCGCATAGCCGTTGAGATGCTCGTATTCCTCTTGTACTTCGCCAAAGCGCGCCAGAATGCGGTCCATATCATCGGCTCTTTCGGGGTCCGCCATCGCCCGATGCAGATCCTCGAGTTCGTGGTGAAGATCGCCGACTCGCCCACTGCCGGCGATGGCCTCATCGAGGACCGAGCGGCCCTTCATTTCCTCCACATCTTGACGAAAGTAGCCGATCGTTACCTTCTTGGGAACCGAGACCTCACCTTCATCGGGGGTCTCCTCACCAACGACCATGCGGAAGAGGGTCGTTTTGCCGGCGCCGTTGGGGCCGACCAGACCGACCTTCTCGCCAGGGTTCAACTGAAAGGAAGCGTCAACAAAGACCAACTGTTTACCATACTGCTTATTAATATTCGAAAAAGAGATCATCCGAAAACAAAACTACCAGAATTCAACCGGGTTGTCGTGCATAGGGCTAAATGATCTAAAATTCATCTGCTGCTTAAATTAGTTGGCCCAATAGTTAATAAAAGGAGTCCGCACACTCTCATGCACCGCCTCGTCCCATTCCTTCTTGCTCTCTCGATTGCCGTCTCCCCATTTGCCCAAGCCCAAAACCAAGACAAAGACCAATCGAAAGACCTGCCAACCTCATGGGTTGACAAAGATACCGGCCATCGCCTCCTCCGTCTCACCAACGAGCCGGGCTCTTCGGGCTTCTATTTCAACGTCAACGCCTACACCCCCGATGGCAAACAGATGGTCTATAGCGCGCCCGACGGCATCCACGTTCTTGACCTTGCTACCCTCAAAACCCGCCTGCTCGTTCCCAACCCGCCACGTCCGGCTGACGCCACCCCTGGCACCAGAAGCAACTTCCGCAACGGCGTGCATGCCATCGTCGTCGGCAGAAAAACTAACTCTGTCTTCTTTTCGAAGTTCGATGTGGCCACCAGATTAAGCACGATCTACAAGGCCGACATATCCACAGGTGAAGTGACGAAACTCGTCACGCTTCCTCCGCGCGCCAGCGTTGTGACCATCAACGCGGATGAGACACTAGGCGCCGGCACTTATACCGAAACCGAGGAGGGCGCTGCGCAAGAATACAATCGTCCGCAGATTGCTCTGCCTGCATCTGGCGTAGAGAACGCTCAGCCACAGGCCGGTAACCTTCTCCAGCCCGAGGGCAAGGGAGCGATGATGGAGCGCCGCCTGGCCGCACGCATCCCGCTCGTCCTCTATACCATTAACCTTGAGACCGGCAAGGTCACTATTCTCCTTCACTCCACCGATTGGGTTAATCACCTGCTCTTTTCTCCCACCGATCCGGCTTTGCTCATGTATTGCCACGAAGGCCCCTGGCAAAAAGTTGACCGTATCTGGATGATCCATACCGACGGCACGCAAAACGTACTCATCCACAAGCGCAACATGGCGATGGAAATCGCCGGCCACGAGTTCTGGGGTCTCGATGGCAAGACCATCTGGTATGACTGGCAGTACCCCAAGGGCGAAGACTTCTTTCTCGCCGGCTACAATCTTGAAACCCACAAGCGGGTTGCCTACCATATGCAGCGCAACGAGTGGTCCATTCACTTCAACCTCACCCAGGGCGAGACCCTGTTTACCGGCGACGGCGGCGACCCAGGCCAGGTAGCAAAGGCCCCTGATGGCGAGTGGATCGAACTCTTCCACCCTCAGATGCTCAACGTCTCCGGCATTAACGGGCCTGACTCTTGGCAACCCGGAGTCTTTCACTCCGAACACCTTGTCAACATGTCTCACCACAACTATCGCCTTGAGCCCAACGTCCGCTTCTCGCCCGATAAGAAGCTCGTGATCTTCACCAGCAACATGTTTGGCCCCAGCTACGTTTTCGGCGTTGAAGTCGAGAAGGCCACCGATCCAAAGGCCTCTGACATCCGTTCCACGCCGGATCTCGCAGCTCAGTTCTCGCTCGCCAAACCACCTCCCACGCCCAACGATAAGTAAACGCATGGGCAGTATTCGGATGCGTGACATAGTGCACGCGCTCGCACGGAGGGATATACTATGCGACGGCTTGCAGGCATAACTGCAACACACCAGGGGGCAAATTATGGCGACGAATCGGCGTGACTTCATCAAAACAACGGGGAAAGCAATAACCGTGGGCGCGGCTACGCTTGCGCTGGGTGGGAAGATACTCGGGGCGAACGATCGTGTTCGCGTGGCGGTTTGCGGGGTGCGAGGCCGCGGCAACGACCACATCCACGGGCTGGCGCGTCTTCCCGGAACAGAGATTGCCGCGCTTTGCGATGTGGATGAAAGCGTGTTGAACCAGCGCCTCGGCGATGTAGAGAAGCTGGGGTCGGCCAGGCCAAAAGGCTACGGTGATGTTCGCAAGCTGCTTGAGGATAAAGATATTGACGCCATCACAATCGCCGCGCCCAATCACTGGCACTCGCTCATGGCCATCTGGGCCTGCCAGGCGGGGAAAGACGTGTACGTGGAAAAGCCCTGCTCGCATAATTTTTTTGAAGGCAGGCAACTGGTACGTGCGGTAAAGAAGTACAACCGAATTTGCCAGCACGGCAGCCAGGCCAGATCCAGCCCATCTACGCAGGAAGCCATTCAGCGGCTGCGCGACGGTACGATCGGCGATGTTTACCTGGCCCGCGCGCTTTGCTACAAGTGGCGGCAATCCATCGGGCGCACTTCGGTGGAACCTGTTCCCGCCGGGGTCAACTATGATCTATGGACCGGCCCCGCCCCGCTGAAGCCGTTTACCCGCAATCGCTTTCACTACAACTGGCATTGGATCTGGGATACAGGCAACGGCGAAGTCGGCAACCAGGCAATCCACGAAATTGATATTGCGCGCTGGGGCTTGGGTGTGCGCTTCCCGGTGTCTGTCTCCGCCATGGGCGGACACTTTATGTTCGATGACGACCAGGAGACACCCAACGTCCTGAATGCTACCTTCTATTTCGATGGTCCGGACGGCAAGGGCAGGATGATGGAACTCGAAATCCGGCACTGGATCACCAATCACGAGGCGGAGATTGGCAGCGGTGCTTACGGGGCCAGTGGTGTGCCTGCCGCGGGATTGAGCGCCGGATCAACCAAAAAGTCTGGCAGCGCACAATCCCTGGGGCCCAAGGATGCAAGGACGAACACCATCGGCAACCTCTTCTATGGATCCAACGGCTATCTTGCCATCGAAGGCTACGATGCCTACAAGACTTGGGTAACCGATCAGGTCGAACCCGGGCCCTCCGGCAGGGGTGCTGGCGACCACTTTGCAAATTTCATTGATTGCGTTCGCAGCCGCCGCGTCGAAAATATTCATTGCCCGATCGAAGAAGGCCATCTCTCGACGACACT of the Terriglobales bacterium genome contains:
- a CDS encoding amidohydrolase; amino-acid sequence: MAASGLHAQTQPAASLIITNAKVWTVDKQHPTAEAVAVVADRIVAVGSNAEIDRWRGPQTKILDAAGKLLLPGFNDAHVHFVDGGAQLDQVQLSDATSEQEFVNRIAAQVKKTGKDEWILGGDWDETRWSPAELPTHSSIDSVSPDTPVFINRHDGHMALANSLAMKLAGVTAKTPDIPGGVIVRDADGNPTGIFKDAAMQYIRKAIPAMTREQRLRAIKRAMDYAASVGVTSVQHMNPPYEDVAAYSELAERGELTTRIYAAPMETGWEDFAKIGLRHAWGSSYLRLGAIKGYADGSLGSRTAYMFEGFTNDPKNHGILSGEMHPVEAMRDRLTKADAAGLQICTHAIGDQAISIVLDMYDHITKTNGERDRRLRVEHAQHMAAKDFDRFAKLKVIASVQPYQAIDDGRWAEPFLGHDRASRTYAFRTFLDHGVRLAFGTDWDVVPLDPILTVYAAVTRSTLDGKHPDGWFPEQKLTVAEAVDAYTMGSAYAEFQEKEKGSITPGKLADMVILSDDIFKIRPELIRNVKVETTIVGGKVIYGGPPAQ
- a CDS encoding ABC-F family ATP-binding cassette domain-containing protein; the encoded protein is MISFSNINKQYGKQLVFVDASFQLNPGEKVGLVGPNGAGKTTLFRMVVGEETPDEGEVSVPKKVTIGYFRQDVEEMKGRSVLDEAIAGSGRVGDLHHELEDLHRAMADPERADDMDRILARFGEVQEEYEHLNGYALEAQAREVLHGLGFKDDQIDGDVGALSGGWKMRVALARVLLGRPDVLLMDEPTNHLDIESIIWLEQFLKSFPGALLMTSHDREFMNRLVSKIAEIDSGEIIVYSGNYDFYERERAIRETNQQAAFARQQSMLAKEQRFIDRFRTHAAKAAQVQSRIKALDKIEKIELPKKRQVVKFEFRIPPRSGEQVAIIENLHKRYGERVIYEGFNLIIRRGERWAVMGRNGAGKTTLLKMIAGATTPDAGSVRLGASLNMGYFAQQSLDVLDPDLTIIEQLQRDFPQDSLGSLRTLAGAFQFSGDDVEKKIRALSGGERSRLAIARMLYNPPNFLVLDEPTNHLDLATKEMLVEALKDFEGTMIFVSHDRMFLRGLGSRVLELGGESGTDRDPQVYPGSYVEYVQKLGHEAPGIYH
- a CDS encoding oligogalacturonate lyase family protein; this translates as MHRLVPFLLALSIAVSPFAQAQNQDKDQSKDLPTSWVDKDTGHRLLRLTNEPGSSGFYFNVNAYTPDGKQMVYSAPDGIHVLDLATLKTRLLVPNPPRPADATPGTRSNFRNGVHAIVVGRKTNSVFFSKFDVATRLSTIYKADISTGEVTKLVTLPPRASVVTINADETLGAGTYTETEEGAAQEYNRPQIALPASGVENAQPQAGNLLQPEGKGAMMERRLAARIPLVLYTINLETGKVTILLHSTDWVNHLLFSPTDPALLMYCHEGPWQKVDRIWMIHTDGTQNVLIHKRNMAMEIAGHEFWGLDGKTIWYDWQYPKGEDFFLAGYNLETHKRVAYHMQRNEWSIHFNLTQGETLFTGDGGDPGQVAKAPDGEWIELFHPQMLNVSGINGPDSWQPGVFHSEHLVNMSHHNYRLEPNVRFSPDKKLVIFTSNMFGPSYVFGVEVEKATDPKASDIRSTPDLAAQFSLAKPPPTPNDK
- a CDS encoding Gfo/Idh/MocA family oxidoreductase; translation: MATNRRDFIKTTGKAITVGAATLALGGKILGANDRVRVAVCGVRGRGNDHIHGLARLPGTEIAALCDVDESVLNQRLGDVEKLGSARPKGYGDVRKLLEDKDIDAITIAAPNHWHSLMAIWACQAGKDVYVEKPCSHNFFEGRQLVRAVKKYNRICQHGSQARSSPSTQEAIQRLRDGTIGDVYLARALCYKWRQSIGRTSVEPVPAGVNYDLWTGPAPLKPFTRNRFHYNWHWIWDTGNGEVGNQAIHEIDIARWGLGVRFPVSVSAMGGHFMFDDDQETPNVLNATFYFDGPDGKGRMMELEIRHWITNHEAEIGSGAYGASGVPAAGLSAGSTKKSGSAQSLGPKDARTNTIGNLFYGSNGYLAIEGYDAYKTWVTDQVEPGPSGRGAGDHFANFIDCVRSRRVENIHCPIEEGHLSTTLVHLANASYRLGRTLRFDPVQEQVIGDDEANRLLRGSYRAPYVVPEEI